The sequence GTCAGTTGCAACTTGGAATCTAGGCTCAGAAGGTAAGCAACAGCTTGGGCCACTCTCGCCCATCATGAGATTGACAGCCTCATAGATAGCACATTAAATGAGTGATCACCATGCAGTTTAGGAGCACGCAAAGCATAAGTCAGGACTTGTAATGGAATAATCtccatttgtctggatgagtgcagttccagaACAGTCAAAAAGcctatccaggacaaaacagctcaattggcaccacatccacaaatatgcATTCCCTTCATCAACATAAAGTCATACAGTAAGGAAAaaaaactcttcagtccaactcacccacGTCGAGGACgtttcacaaactaaactaatccctttGTCTGCgtttgggccatatccctctaaacccaacCTTTCGTTAAACCTAAAGCCATTTACACAAGGAAAACATTAATTTCTCAAAACTGCAGTATTTAAATTGTCACAGCAAGCATAAGATTGCAGCAAGCTTTTTCTTAAAACACACGTCTGCATATCGAAATCCATCACCTTAAAACTCACCTATTGCAGTGGGAAGATCAAAGCTAATTGTTTGCATGATTGTTGCTAATAGTGTAACTGCATCTCAAGTAGTTCACTGTATGTGAAACACTTTGAGATGTGATAATAATACACAAGTGCAAATCTCGGAGAAATAAACGTGGTCTATGTTGTTATCCGGTTGCAAATTGTTCATTGCATTGCCTTCCACTACTTATTTCCTATATTATCTCATGAACATCTGCAGCCTTAAGCTAAGGAATTCATTACCTTAGTGACTTCCAGTTTTCTAGATTCCCGGTTAACTGAGTATTTCTTTGCTGAAAAATTTTAAACTGCTTGCTCCCATTTACAGCTCCTTTTCATTCCTTTATACCCTTTCACCTCTTCACAGCCACTCTCTCCACTTCTGcaatcccctctccccactcctctttctctccttttcaacctctcatTCTCTTTTGCTGCCCTCTTCTCCCTTTTGTCACTTGTCCTGCAGGGGTCTCAGCCTACTACCTTCACCCAGAATACCCCAGGTTGTACAGTCGCAGCACTGTCTACCAAATTCAaagttgcactgcagaaatttagcAAGGTTCCTTCACCAAAACCTTTAAAACCCCCAAATACTACCATCTGCAAGGATAAGGGCACCAAATAGATGGAAATGCCATCACCTACAAACTGCTCTCAAAGTcacttgccatcctgacttgaaaatatatcactattcTTTTACTGCCACTTATCAACATCCTAGAATTCTCTCCTCAACAGTGCTGTTGTTGTACCCACACCAAACAGATGTTAGCAGTTCGAAAAAAGCAGTTCATGACCACCATCTCaggggcaattatggatgggtcAATAACACTAGCTAACAAAGCCAAATAATAGAGACAGAACGGATAGGTAACATGAGGCAGTCAGGAATAAACAGGTGGACAGTGTCCGAGCCCCCTGAATGCATCCCACTCTCCAACCAGTATTCAGTCTTCAATTAGGGGTTGGTTGTGCAGGGAGACACAAGGTTGAGTGGCGCAACAGTGAAAGATGATATGGAAGTagacatttctgtgaccataGACATACACCATACGTGACCAGGATGCTGCACTGTCCCCTCCTGCCAGAGTCAACATTGTTATTATGAAGACAGAGGGGAACAACTCGCAATTGATGATAACATTGGTACTTGCAACATGCATAGAAAAGAAGGTGCAATGCTGCAACCAGCGTTTACAAGGTTAAGTAGGAAATTAGCAAACTTGGACCTCAAAAGTATTCATCTCCAGATTATTCCCAGCTACTTGTGCAATGGGGAAAAAACAAAAAGGATAATATGAAGCCTGCAGAAAAGTTGGTGCTTCGGAGATTGTTTTAGACTCCTGGAGTACTGGGACTGGCTCTCATGGTAATGGACTATGTATAGGCCAGGACTGAGTTCCTTGAACTGTAACTAGGATTTTTTTGGTGTGGATTatatttaaactaattcagcaaagTGGGAACCACAACGCAATATTGAAGAAACCACTAGGATATTGGGAGAGAAACATAGCATTAGACTGGCATACGAATCGAAATGGCAAATATAATAAAGCTCAAATTAGGATTACTGTGCAAGTATGTGAATGAACATAATGTGGTAAATAACATTGGCCCATGACAGGCACAGATTGCCATATGCTCTACAGAGTTAGGAAGGAATAAGCGGAAGACAGTATTCGTTAAAGAAAATGTTGCAGGGCTGAAGAGAGGGATGGCAGAATCTATTTAGCTAGCACTTTTTGTAAAAGGTGGATTATGGCTTGATTAATGCACAGAAAACAGTAGAATTAAACAGTTTGTTCTTTACGTTAGTAGACTATAATTAGTGGGTGAGCAATCAGTACTTGGGCGCCAATGATGTGAACGTGGGGGCCAAATGTAATACATTCATAAAACCAGATAGGATTATTAGTTGTGAGGAGGAATGAGAGATTTCAAGGGGATTTAGACAGGCTCCATAAGTAGATGGAAGATAACATAGAAAAAGTGTACTTCTCTACTTGGCGGGAACAAAAACGCACAGTAATTCTTCAATGTCAAAGTACTGATGTCCAAAGTGAACTGGGTGATGCCAGTGTGGCAAATGGTTAGGATGGTGAATGCTCTATTGGCATTCACGCAACAGCATTCAAGCACACGAGTAACGTTAACTTATTTATATTCTATCTAACTTTGGTGACACTGTACCTGCAACATTAAGTGTAGCTTTTAATCTCATTACAAAGGTAAGATAAACTTGCGACAAAGGGAGTACAGAGAGGTTCCTCAGACTAATTCTTGGAATGACAGGATTGTCCTCTGACAGAATAGGGAGATTGGGCCTATATTTAAGAATtaagaatgagagctgatcttaaTTAAACTTACAAAGTTCTTAATGGAACAGCCAGGGTGTAcactgaaaggatgtttcctttagTTGGGGAGTCTAGATACAGGGAACATAGCTTCAAAATTTAGGGCTTATAGATACAGCACACaagtagacccttcagtccaactggtctATACTGACCAGGTTTCGCAAACTAAACAAGCCCCATTTGTCTGTGCTTGACTGGAGATGAAAAGAATTTCCTTCATTCAGAGGATGGCAAATCTTTGCAATTCTCCACCCCAGAAGACTGTGGAAGCTTAGTGATTAAGTATACTCAAGACAGCGACCAATGGATTTTGACATACTGATGACATCAATGGATATGGGACTACCACAAGAAAATAGCACTGAAACAGATCATTTGACACGATCTAATTGAATAGCAGCGCAGACACAAGGTGCTGAATGGGAATTCCTCTTTTTTGATTCTCAGGGGTCTTTGTTGGgtcccttgcttttcctgatatatattaaCAAGATTGATCTTTGCACACAAGGCCAACAGTCAATATTTGTTGACACTGCTAAACTAGGAAGCATTGTGAATCATGAGAACCATGTTTTTATGCTCCTATGGTCCAAATAAGGATAATGAGTAGTTTGAATGATAGTCTTGTAGTGGTGATGCTTCCATGTATCTggagcaaggaggttatgcttAACTTGAATAAAACATTACTTCAACTGCAGCACTGCATCTAGTGCTGGGCACCACACCTCAGGAAAGATGTGATaacatcagaaagagtgcaaaaaaaTACACAAAATCAGTTCCAGGAATAAGGAACTTCAATTATGTGGAAAAGTTGAgacagttctccttggagaagAGAAAGGTGACCGAAAATTTGATGAAGATATTCAGAATATTGAGAGTTCTGGGCAAAGTAGATGGGAAAAAGCTATTCCCAGTGGCAGAAAAATCAAGAACAGAGTTTAAGGTCACTGGCCAAAAAAAGCAAAGGAGAAAAAGGATAAAGCTAATGAAGATTTGGAATGATGTGAAAGCAGGTTCAGTTAAGGCACATAAGAGGAAATGGGATTATTTTTTGAAAAGAAAGATGCACAGTTATGGAGAGAAGATGAGGGAATGACATCAAGTGTGTTGGTTATTTGGAGGGCCAGCGCAGACATGATGGGTTAAACAACTTGCTTCTGTGATGTTACAACTCTAGTTTCTAGGaatccttgaaaaagttccataGAAGACAGAATAATTAGAATTACTTATAAATCTGCAATAATTTAGCACAAAGCAATCACAATAGTCATAATCATTTAATAATTAATCAAGCAAATGGAAACCTGCTGTGCCATGCATCAAATTAACTTGATTTTGAAGAGTAAGAAAAGCTTTCACTGGCATAACACTTGAGCTAATTACATCAGCACAATTATTAACTGGAAAATCATAGTATCGCAAAACTGACAACACAACAATAAGCAAAATCATAATGAGCTCCAACACCACAACCTTAACACCACAAGACAGCTTCCTTCCATCCATGATTGTCACCGTACACTAAAATGTCTTGGATAATGCTCATTTTACGAAATTAACCAAGAAAACGCAAGGGATAATTTGTTCCACAGTATCAACATCTTGTACTGCATCACAGCATAATTTAAAATACAAAAAAACAATTTGAGTGCATCAAAAAACAAACAAGTAAAAACTGTTTCCTGATAGCATGAGGATATCTTTTCATTGGAAGTTTTCCATCTATGGACTTTTGACAAGGTGTTTAATGAAGTGCTACAAAATAAATGTCTTAATAAAATTTAAGTTGACATGATTAAAAGAGCAAAGGGAACACagctataaaagttggcaaagggACAGAAAGTAGAGAATAATAGCATTGGGTTGTTTTTGAGACTAGAGAGATTTACTACAGTGATACTGAGCTTCAATTATATCGGGAGGTTAGAGAAACTGAGATTATCATCCTCCAAGTAGCTGCAAAGGGGAGATTAAATACACAgatgcaaaattatgaggagtgTAAGGATGAAGAAACTGGTAGATGGGACAGTAACTAGAGGGCACAAATTGAATATAACCTGGCAGAGACCAGGAAGCAAATGAGATTTCTTTTAAATACAACTAGTTATAATGATCTGGAATTGTTTGATTGGGCAGCAGAAGCAGATTAGTGTTAAAAGGTATTTATTATTTAGAAATACAAATTTTAATATGtgttttgattccagctttgagATGTTAAGTTCTTTGTCACAAAAAAGTCAAAGTTGTTTGGAACATTGAACTAAATACataaatcacaagctttcttgGAAGTTAAGTTAAATGCTTAGAAAACTACCTCTGAAGTTAATTGCTGAACTGTTTACAGTGTTCAGTTTTATGACAAACAAACACAAAACAGCAAGGGCTACTGGCAGCTTGAATTCAGTTCAAGAGAATCTAGTTTCAGTCTAGTAGCTTCGTCCAAGCAGAAAATCAGTTTCACAAAATAAAGGCAGTTTGTTAGTTTATTAGATTGTTAGTTTGAATTTCCAAGTTGAGAGAGCTCATAGTAGTTTCCTGCTATCAAAACCAAAATATGATCCAGGCCCTCAGAACAGCAAAGATGTTTCTGGAGTATCTGTAAAGCGCCCAGAAAAAAAGTTGAATCTTAATTTTTCTTGATTATGTAAAGATCTTTCTGCACTGGCACAAATAGCTTTGTTTGTTCCTTTGGTTCAAATAGGCTCAGTGTTAAAGAACATTGGCAGCCCCATGTGAACATGTTCAGTGACTAACCATCCTGATAACTGAACTGCAAACTAAaacatatgatctatcaagccatgTTTCATTCTAAATACTGACATGCACAGTATTACCATCAGCCAAGGTCATATCAGATCCAATAGTAACTTTCAAGGGGAAACAGGATATATAGTCAAAAGCAAAAAGTTTAaaagctttcttgcaaagattggGCAATTGTTTAGTCGTATCAATAAGCCAGTAGTCAAAATATCCTCCTCGTATCCAAACAAGGAATCTAAAATATTTCGCAGATGCTGTTAGACTTGAATTCAAACGTATTATATAGGTCCTACCTGTAGATTCAATGTACTCCACACATCTTTCAATAAAATGTGGTACAGGATGATCAGGAGTAACCACATCCTCAAGAGGCACTCCAAAGTAATTGCTGTCCCAATTTCTTCTTGCCGGTAAAGTAGGTTTCTGTCCCTTTGAAGAGTAATAATTATAAAATGACCAAATTGAACATTTTGTGTATCATTATAGAAAGTTAAAATATTAAATCAATTACCTTTCTGCACAAAGTGCTCACATGGATCAGAAAGAGACAATTAGATACTAAACTATGATTTTACAAACCGTTCATAATTGGCATATTCTGCACAAGTTACCTTTCTTGACAATTTACTGCTTCCTATCACCATGCCTCCCCAACCCGATGGCTGAATTTCCACAAATTAAAATGCCATTTCTCTTCCATCACATCTGTAGAACATTGTACTGTGTATATTAGTCATCAGAATGGCATCAACTTTACTTTTGTAATACAAAGTATTTCTTTGATTCCAAAATATTTGTCAATGAAACTCAAATTATTTTTTGAAAATACTGACTTCAAATGTTGATAGAGATTCCAAATTAGACAGACAGCTAGTCAAATAGAGCTCAAAAGAGAGCCACTGAAAACAAGATACTTGGAAAACTGACATCTGAATCAATGTCATGCAACTTCCTGGGCTTACATCGACAAGCACATGGGAAACATGGCGAGAGGACAGCAAATGGGACCAGCTGGACCTGAAATTGAAAATAGTCTCCTGATAAATAACTTAGTTACACATTtgagaatgctagagaaactcagcaggtctagcaacatcgGAGCAGATACAGCCAGATCTACTAAGTTTCTGGAGCGTTCTCAATGTTTGTGTCAGATTTCCAGTATTGCAGTATTTTGCACTTATTTTAGCTCCAGGCCAAGTTTCTTTTGCAATTTCGTTACTTTTTGCTTAACGCCATCAAAATTTCCTTTATAAAACAAGTTAAGTGATGCATAATGATGGGTCAATGCAATTATAATTCAAAACAAAGATTCAGACATCTGAACAATCAGGTCAGATCATTATTTGAAAAACACAACGGCATGCAAATAATACAAacataaataaaaaaaacttacctTTTTGTTTGGTTTTTGTGACTTTGGTTTTGCTGGCTTCTTGTCTTTTCTATGCCTCCTTACATCATCAACTTCTGGATCAGATGCAATAGCAGGGTTATCAATGCCtgctttcccacaattttctgggGACAGTAAAGGATCTTCCTCACTTCCGCGATGATTTTTTCCTTTCTTTGGTTTTCGTGAGGAAGAAGGCACGGTTTCATCATCACTAACCTCAAAGCGCTCTCTCCTTCTGTAGTATAGTCTAGCCTTTCTAAAAAGTGTCTTAGATTTGTATTTATATTTTGAAGGCTTCCGTGTTATTGGTGGCTTTGATGATCTATCAATTAATCCATTTTCTTCCTCACCTTGAGAATTATTTCCCCCAATCAAATTTGGCTTTCTTGCAATCTTGGTATTCTTAGAGTCCTGGGGAGTTGAATATATTTCATCATCCACTTTGGGTTTTAATACAGCATCTTTTGGAACAGAATAATTATCAGATGGATCTAAATCATCCAGATAGCCAAAAGGTCCACGATTGTGTCTCTTTGGATTCTTACCAATAACCTGTTCAATAGTTTTTACAAGATTTGGATCAAGTTTTCTCACATCATGCCTCAAAATAGCAGGTTTAGGTTTAATAGGTGGAGGCACTTTATGGTTATCATGGTTAACAACTGGACTGCTATGAACCGGATACTCAGTTCCTTCAAAATCTGGTCGATGTTTGGAACGATCGCTTGATGATGGAAGCAACTGTACCTCGTCCCCAATAGGGCTATAAGGTGGAGGTGCTTCATTGTCATCTTCAGAATCTGGATAATAATTATAAGCTGGAGAACTTGCCCGAGGAGATAAAGAAAGGTCTTCACTAACATTTGCGGATTCTCTAGTGCTATCATATATATACGAATTTTCAATGCTATTTTTCTTCTCAAGAACATCACTGAAGAATGGCGTAAATACTTCTGTCTGCCGATGATACTGTGATAAAGAATATATAGCAGTGAACTTTGCAGATATCTCAGTTGCTATATGCTCACCCTCCGTCATCAGCTCCTTAATTGCTTCACTTTCAAAAAAGTCAGCTTGACTGTCAGTAACTGCCACAAGCTGAACTGGAATAACATCTTGAACTTCGGCCAAAAATGCACGGAGCATTGCCATGGATGCCTTTCGTTTTGCTGAATAAACTAGGATATATCCAtgtactaactcatccttccTAACACAAATCGATGAGTGGTATGAAAGTATTGTAATCTGAATTCGTTTGCGTTTTTCACCAATAATCTTCTCCAGAAGGAGTGAGTTATTGTGACCAGGTTGAGTAGCACTACAAAACTGTGATTCCAAAAAAGGTGAAAGAATTATGTCAACATTAAATGGATCTCCACACATGGCACACATGACAATTCTCAAGTCAGCTTCTGATGGATCTTTATCATTGGGCAAGGGACTAACAATATTCAAATTGTGTTTCAATGCATCAAGAAGTCCTCGAAGAGCTTGTTTTATTTGTAATTCATGAAATTTGCGAGTATAGGTTCCAGAAGGTACATCAACAAAAGGACACTGTAACTTATTTGCAAGTTGCTGCCCTTGTAGTTTTAAAATAGGCAAGTTCTTGCAACCAATGTCTCTCTGGTTTGCTAATATTAGTGTAAATGGAAGATTGGTTATAATCCTGCCCTTCCTGTTTGGGGGTGTTTCACTTCTTATTCGTTCTATGCAATCTGCCAACCCACTAAATGACTCTGTAGAGTTGTAGACACAGAAATATCCATGAGGTTGATTGGTCAATGTTAAGCCAGACATCACAAAAGTGTTAAGATCAATTGGTTGAAGGTCCAGTTCATAAATCTTACCATCCAAAGTGTACTCATCATCGGTACATTGAGCTCGAATCTCATTGGCTAGTTCTTGTGCAAGCCCATCCCGACCCAAGAGAACAAGGTTAAGTTTGTCAATATTGGCACTATCCTGATATGTGTTTGGCCGGTTGTTATCAAACTCTATCAGATTAGTAGAAAGCAACTGTTCTACTTTAATGTCCATGCAATTTTGGCTACTTAGACAGGTTTCTTTAGTTGGATGATACACAAATCCTATGTGCTTTAGTAACAAAGATTCCCGATCCGGTGCAAGCTTTTGTAAAGCTCTGTACCTTGGTTCTTCACTCAGAACAGTATTGATTTCACTCATTTTGGGTGTTGCATTAAGATCCAGATCATAAAAAAGTTCAGAGTGTTCAAAAAGCATTTCTTGGAATTCTTCTTTTGCTTTTTCAACTATTTCTTGCTGATGTCTACTATAAACCTCTCGACGGTCAGCATCAGTTATGATTTTAAATGCTTCATTGTCCATGACAAAGCACAAAACCTCCTCCCAGGGCTTACCAGGTG is a genomic window of Chiloscyllium punctatum isolate Juve2018m chromosome 4, sChiPun1.3, whole genome shotgun sequence containing:
- the arhgap5 gene encoding rho GTPase-activating protein 5; its protein translation is MMAKNKELRPPTYNISVVGLSGTEKEKGTSGVGKSCLCNRYVHPKADDYYPEHTSVLSTIDFGGRVVNNDHFLFWGDVNHTSEEGTEYKVQIIEQTEFIDDQTFLPHRSTNLQLYIKRAAASKLQSAEKLMYICTDQLGLEQDFEQKQMPDGKLTIDGFLLCIDVSKGCNRKFDDQLKFVNNLVAQLAKTKKPVVIAATKCDECVDHYLREVQAFATNKKNMPVVETSARFHVNVDLCFATLIQLLDKTRGKPKIIPYLDAYKQQRQLVASATDKFEKLIVQAVKDYHSEWKAVSNKLKNHPDYEEYITLEGSKKAKNTFSKHIEQLKQEHIKKRREEYIALLPKALNALLPELEEIEHLTWSEAQSVLEQRSNFPRWFIVLEKTPWDETDHIDNMNDKRLPFDLLSTSEGEKVYHNHVQHLISERRRIEMKEKFKKHLEKVQFITPGKPWEEVLCFVMDNEAFKIITDADRREVYSRHQQEIVEKAKEEFQEMLFEHSELFYDLDLNATPKMSEINTVLSEEPRYRALQKLAPDRESLLLKHIGFVYHPTKETCLSSQNCMDIKVEQLLSTNLIEFDNNRPNTYQDSANIDKLNLVLLGRDGLAQELANEIRAQCTDDEYTLDGKIYELDLQPIDLNTFVMSGLTLTNQPHGYFCVYNSTESFSGLADCIERIRSETPPNRKGRIITNLPFTLILANQRDIGCKNLPILKLQGQQLANKLQCPFVDVPSGTYTRKFHELQIKQALRGLLDALKHNLNIVSPLPNDKDPSEADLRIVMCAMCGDPFNVDIILSPFLESQFCSATQPGHNNSLLLEKIIGEKRKRIQITILSYHSSICVRKDELVHGYILVYSAKRKASMAMLRAFLAEVQDVIPVQLVAVTDSQADFFESEAIKELMTEGEHIATEISAKFTAIYSLSQYHRQTEVFTPFFSDVLEKKNSIENSYIYDSTRESANVSEDLSLSPRASSPAYNYYPDSEDDNEAPPPYSPIGDEVQLLPSSSDRSKHRPDFEGTEYPVHSSPVVNHDNHKVPPPIKPKPAILRHDVRKLDPNLVKTIEQVIGKNPKRHNRGPFGYLDDLDPSDNYSVPKDAVLKPKVDDEIYSTPQDSKNTKIARKPNLIGGNNSQGEEENGLIDRSSKPPITRKPSKYKYKSKTLFRKARLYYRRRERFEVSDDETVPSSSRKPKKGKNHRGSEEDPLLSPENCGKAGIDNPAIASDPEVDDVRRHRKDKKPAKPKSQKPNKKGQKPTLPARRNWDSNYFGVPLEDVVTPDHPVPHFIERCVEYIESTGLNTEGLYRVSGNRTDQDNIQRQFDQDHNIDLVAMDVTVNAVAGALKAFFSDLPDPLIPYNLHSELLEAARLTDRTEKLNALKELLKKFPAVNYEVFKYIITHLNRVSQQSKTNRMIADNLAICFWPTFLRPDGLTNAAVNQSAIETFIQQYQFLFYDGEIVETVTPPEEPCTGQLVEPLLPLPSLPPPPASQQFQTQMQTDQLDII